The proteins below are encoded in one region of Candidatus Binataceae bacterium:
- a CDS encoding nuclear transport factor 2 family protein, protein MEGEEARLLRQLRDREQIRELLYRYCYAVDARDVAILGELFDDACTLEIRHPGEQTQRCQGRGAIVEYHRRALNRDFTFLRHTNSNHIIEINGDEASCKCYWSAALEFDGGSVTQSGRFFDRLRRVADNWKITERITLLEYAAPLKHGWG, encoded by the coding sequence ATGGAAGGCGAAGAAGCAAGATTACTGCGCCAGTTACGCGATCGCGAGCAGATCCGCGAGCTGCTCTACCGCTATTGCTATGCCGTGGACGCCCGCGACGTAGCCATTTTGGGCGAACTTTTCGACGACGCCTGCACCCTGGAAATTCGCCATCCCGGCGAACAGACCCAGCGCTGCCAGGGACGCGGCGCGATCGTGGAGTACCATCGGCGCGCGCTCAACCGCGATTTCACCTTTTTGCGCCATACCAACAGCAACCACATCATCGAGATCAACGGCGACGAGGCAAGCTGCAAATGCTACTGGAGCGCGGCACTGGAGTTTGACGGTGGCTCGGTCACCCAGTCCGGCCGCTTCTTCGATCGCCTGCGCCGGGTCGCGGACAATTGGAAGATCACCGAGCGCATCACCTTGCTGGAGTACGCTGCGCCGCTCAAGCACGGCTGGGGCTGA